Proteins found in one Sporosarcina jeotgali genomic segment:
- a CDS encoding aldo/keto reductase, with protein MKKRELGNSGLYVSELGLGCMSLPTNRDEADNIVSTALDAGITFFDTADLYEGGKNEEVVGHAIRNRREEIILATKVGNKMNPDGKTWHWDASKGHIIEGVKASLRRLGTDYIDLYQLHGGTMDDNFEEVTEAFERLKDEGVIRQYGISSIRPNVIQQFLNDNKAVSIMMQYNMLDRRPEEWFPMIKKHSASVIVRGTLAKGLLTAEAKQRVGQTDSFVHYEQPELREVVHNLTATASNLHAAAIQFCLQHDTVATALVGARTRDQLMDSIHAYDAPVSSATLDAVTRLLELHKYDQHRI; from the coding sequence ATGAAGAAAAGAGAACTCGGCAATAGCGGACTTTATGTATCTGAATTGGGACTAGGGTGCATGTCGCTGCCAACTAATCGTGATGAGGCAGACAATATCGTATCAACCGCACTAGATGCAGGCATTACGTTCTTTGATACTGCAGATTTGTACGAGGGCGGTAAGAATGAAGAAGTTGTCGGACATGCAATCCGCAATCGAAGAGAGGAAATCATCTTAGCCACAAAGGTCGGCAATAAGATGAACCCCGATGGAAAGACATGGCACTGGGATGCCTCGAAAGGACATATCATCGAAGGTGTGAAGGCGAGTTTAAGAAGACTGGGCACTGATTATATTGATTTGTATCAGCTTCATGGCGGAACGATGGATGATAATTTTGAGGAAGTGACGGAGGCGTTTGAACGGTTAAAAGACGAAGGTGTAATTCGCCAATACGGAATTTCATCTATCCGGCCAAATGTGATTCAACAGTTTCTGAATGATAACAAAGCAGTTTCTATTATGATGCAGTACAACATGCTCGACAGACGCCCTGAAGAATGGTTTCCAATGATTAAAAAACACAGTGCTTCTGTCATTGTACGGGGAACTTTAGCAAAAGGTCTGCTAACTGCTGAAGCTAAGCAGCGGGTTGGCCAAACTGACTCATTTGTTCACTATGAGCAGCCTGAGCTCAGGGAGGTCGTACATAATTTGACAGCTACTGCGTCAAATCTTCATGCAGCTGCGATTCAATTCTGTCTTCAGCATGATACCGTTGCGACTGCACTGGTAGGAGCACGTACACGTGACCAGCTGATGGATTCTATCCACGCTTATGACGCGCCAGTTAGTAGTGCAACACTAGATGCGGTGACCAGACTTCTTGAGTTGCACAAATACGACCAGCATCGAATTTGA
- a CDS encoding NUDIX hydrolase produces the protein MKKFEERTIASETLYNGKIIELRVDDVELPDGKRAKRELIKHPGAVAIIAITDQNELVLVEQFRKALERSIIEIPAGKIEPGEDPEKTAIRELEEETGYRANEFTYVQSFATSPGFADEIIHLYLARSLEKVENPAAGDEDEFINLQECTIEETEEMMKDGRIFDAKTAFAVLFLKELLKK, from the coding sequence ATGAAAAAATTTGAAGAGCGAACAATAGCCAGTGAGACCTTGTACAATGGAAAAATTATTGAACTGCGTGTCGATGATGTTGAATTGCCGGACGGCAAGCGTGCAAAGCGAGAACTCATCAAACACCCGGGGGCAGTTGCGATTATTGCCATTACGGATCAAAACGAATTGGTTCTTGTGGAACAATTCAGGAAAGCTCTTGAACGATCTATCATAGAAATTCCTGCAGGAAAGATAGAACCAGGGGAAGACCCTGAGAAAACAGCAATCCGAGAGCTTGAAGAAGAAACAGGTTATCGTGCGAACGAATTTACATATGTCCAATCTTTTGCAACTTCACCTGGCTTTGCAGATGAAATTATTCATCTTTATCTAGCGAGGTCTTTAGAAAAAGTGGAAAACCCTGCAGCTGGCGATGAAGACGAATTCATCAATCTTCAGGAATGTACGATTGAAGAGACAGAGGAAATGATGAAAGATGGACGGATTTTTGATGCGAAAACAGCTTTTGCTGTTCTGTTTTTAAAAGAACTATTAAAAAAATGA
- a CDS encoding Fur family transcriptional regulator, whose protein sequence is MESRIERIKKQLHGASYKLTPQREATVMVLLENEADHLSAEDVFLLVKEKAPEIGLATVYRTLELLTELKVVNKINFGDGVARYDLRKEGAARFHHHLICIECGAVDEIQEDLLGEVEKVVEKRFGFTVKDHWLTFHGICKRCKSEGDTKGK, encoded by the coding sequence ATGGAAAGCCGAATTGAACGCATAAAAAAACAATTGCATGGGGCCAGCTATAAATTGACGCCTCAACGGGAAGCCACAGTCATGGTGCTTCTGGAAAACGAGGCAGACCATTTAAGTGCAGAAGACGTATTTCTGCTCGTTAAAGAAAAAGCCCCAGAAATTGGTCTAGCTACTGTTTACAGAACACTAGAATTGTTAACTGAATTGAAAGTCGTAAACAAAATTAATTTTGGAGATGGCGTAGCTCGATACGATTTGCGAAAAGAAGGAGCTGCAAGGTTCCACCATCATCTAATATGTATTGAATGCGGAGCAGTCGATGAAATTCAAGAAGATCTTCTCGGTGAGGTAGAAAAAGTCGTTGAAAAACGATTTGGATTTACAGTCAAGGATCATTGGCTCACCTTCCATGGGATTTGCAAACGTTGTAAATCTGAGGGAGACACAAAGGGAAAGTGA
- the xerD gene encoding site-specific tyrosine recombinase XerD: MTDLQFALQDYLHFLKVERQLAENTISSYKRDLTAYISWLSNNLASADKIDQQLITNYLHLLKEQGKSSRTISRHISSIRSFHQFMLRDKVTDTDPTVHLELPKLEKKLPRVLSVSNIDKIIKAVGTSTPQSIRDTAILELLYGTGMRVSELIGMDADDINLTMGFVRVFGKGSKERIIPLGSTAVKACTSYLKDVRPEFVSSGASKEALFLNARGGRLTRQSIWGLLQDVSKNAGLTQKLTPHMLRHSFATHLVENGADLRAVQEMLGHADISTTQIYTHVSRTRLKDVYSQFHPRA, encoded by the coding sequence ATGACAGATTTGCAATTCGCTCTGCAAGATTACTTGCACTTCTTAAAAGTTGAGCGGCAGCTGGCAGAAAATACAATCTCTTCTTACAAACGGGACTTAACCGCTTATATAAGCTGGCTTTCTAACAACCTAGCGTCTGCAGATAAGATTGACCAGCAATTAATTACGAATTATTTGCATCTATTGAAAGAACAAGGGAAATCATCCAGAACCATCTCAAGACATATCTCTTCAATCCGTTCTTTTCATCAGTTTATGCTGAGGGACAAGGTAACAGATACGGATCCTACGGTACACTTGGAGCTGCCTAAATTGGAGAAGAAATTACCGCGCGTTCTCTCCGTATCTAATATTGATAAGATCATTAAGGCAGTTGGTACTTCGACACCGCAAAGCATACGGGACACTGCGATCCTTGAACTGTTATATGGGACAGGAATGAGGGTAAGTGAACTAATAGGCATGGATGCCGATGATATCAATTTAACAATGGGATTTGTTCGCGTTTTCGGTAAAGGAAGTAAAGAACGGATTATTCCTTTAGGGAGCACCGCAGTGAAAGCGTGTACAAGCTACCTAAAAGACGTTCGGCCTGAGTTCGTTTCTTCTGGCGCAAGTAAAGAGGCACTTTTCTTGAATGCAAGAGGGGGGCGGTTAACACGACAAAGTATTTGGGGCCTTTTGCAAGACGTTTCTAAAAATGCTGGTTTAACACAAAAGTTGACACCGCACATGCTGCGTCACTCTTTTGCAACGCACCTCGTGGAAAACGGAGCTGACCTCAGAGCTGTACAAGAAATGCTTGGGCATGCGGATATTTCAACGACTCAAATCTATACACACGTCAGTCGAACGCGATTAAAAGATGTGTATAGTCAGTTTCATCCAAGAGCATAA
- the deoB gene encoding phosphopentomutase, with protein sequence MNKQPFKRIHLIVLDSVGIGEAPDAHLFGDEGADTLGHIGEHMENGLHMPNLARLGLSNIKKIQGIPEEQAPIGLYGKMQEASVGKDTMTGHWEMMGLNIDKPFKVYPNGFPSELIEELEKRTGRKVICNQPASGTAVIEEYGKEHMETGALIVYTSADPVLQIAAHEGIIPIEEQYRICEIAREITLQPEFLVGRVIARPFIGEPGSFTRTTNRHDYALKPFSPTVMNALQDIGRDVVAVGKISDIFNNEGVTKAVRTKSNMDGVDKLLIEMDTDFEGLSFTNLVDFDALFGHRRDPEGYGLALQEFDARMPEIMSRLKSDDLLIITADHGNDPIHEGTDHTREFVPLLIFSPRFTSGGSLPLRKTFADIGATIAENFEAKAPEFGESFLQSLNEKAR encoded by the coding sequence ATGAATAAACAGCCATTTAAAAGAATTCACTTAATCGTTCTTGATTCTGTAGGGATCGGTGAAGCACCGGACGCCCACTTGTTTGGGGATGAAGGCGCTGATACACTCGGTCATATCGGAGAACATATGGAAAATGGTTTACATATGCCGAACCTAGCTCGCTTGGGCTTGTCTAATATTAAGAAAATCCAAGGTATTCCTGAAGAGCAGGCTCCGATTGGGCTATACGGTAAAATGCAGGAAGCGTCAGTGGGAAAAGATACGATGACAGGTCATTGGGAAATGATGGGGCTGAATATTGATAAGCCATTTAAAGTGTATCCAAATGGCTTTCCTTCTGAACTGATAGAAGAGCTGGAAAAGCGGACAGGCCGTAAAGTGATTTGTAACCAGCCAGCAAGCGGTACTGCTGTTATCGAAGAATACGGAAAAGAGCATATGGAAACCGGAGCACTCATTGTTTACACATCTGCCGATCCTGTCCTTCAAATTGCAGCGCATGAAGGCATCATCCCAATTGAAGAGCAATATCGTATTTGTGAAATTGCTCGTGAAATTACATTGCAGCCTGAATTTTTAGTTGGGCGGGTCATTGCACGTCCCTTTATCGGTGAACCAGGCAGCTTTACTCGTACGACAAATCGACATGATTATGCACTTAAACCGTTTTCCCCAACTGTCATGAATGCTTTGCAGGATATTGGACGGGATGTAGTAGCTGTAGGGAAGATCTCTGATATCTTTAACAATGAAGGTGTCACAAAAGCAGTTCGTACGAAGAGCAATATGGATGGAGTCGATAAATTGCTTATAGAAATGGACACTGATTTCGAGGGGTTAAGTTTTACGAACCTTGTAGACTTCGATGCACTTTTCGGGCATCGTCGTGATCCCGAAGGCTATGGACTTGCTTTACAAGAATTCGATGCCCGTATGCCTGAAATAATGTCCCGTTTGAAATCGGATGATTTATTGATCATCACTGCGGATCATGGGAACGATCCAATTCATGAAGGAACGGATCACACTCGAGAGTTTGTTCCATTGCTTATATTCTCTCCGCGTTTTACAAGTGGCGGTTCACTCCCGCTTCGCAAGACTTTTGCTGATATCGGAGCAACGATTGCCGAGAACTTTGAAGCGAAAGCACCTGAATTCGGAGAAAGTTTTTTACAATCATTAAACGAAAAGGCACGGTGA
- a CDS encoding pyrimidine-nucleoside phosphorylase gives MRMVDVIQKKRDGETLSEEEIRFFINGYTDGTISDYQASAFLMAIYFSDMNAEEQGYLTMAMVNSGDQIDLSAIEGIKVDKHSTGGVGDTTTLILAPLVAACGVPVAKMSGRGLGHTGGTLDKLEAIEGFHIEISESEFVKQVNDLKLAVIGQSGNLTPADKKLYALRDVTATVDSIPLIASSIMSKKIAAGADAIVLDVKTGDGAFMKTTEDAEALAQSMVAIGKEVGRNTMAVISDMSQPLGYAIGNALEVKEAIDTLNGNGPEDLTELCLVLGSEMLIAGEKAKDTKDARKQLNAVIKDGSALELFAKFLEAQGGNPEIVKNPELLPKAAYQIEVKSTTTGFITKMEADEIGVAAMLLGAGRATKEDDIDLAVGIVLKKKIGDAVKSGETIAVVHSNTENILQTERLLLKHIHISQHAPKRPKLIYKVMK, from the coding sequence ATGAGAATGGTTGATGTGATTCAGAAAAAAAGAGATGGCGAGACGTTGTCAGAAGAAGAAATTCGTTTCTTCATAAATGGATACACAGATGGCACAATCAGTGATTATCAAGCAAGTGCTTTTCTAATGGCAATCTATTTCTCTGATATGAACGCAGAAGAACAAGGGTATTTAACGATGGCTATGGTGAATTCAGGCGACCAAATCGATTTGTCAGCAATTGAGGGGATTAAGGTCGATAAGCATTCTACAGGAGGCGTTGGTGATACAACGACGCTTATTCTTGCACCGCTTGTAGCTGCATGCGGGGTGCCCGTTGCCAAAATGAGCGGCAGAGGACTGGGACACACTGGAGGAACTCTTGATAAGTTAGAAGCAATCGAAGGTTTCCATATCGAAATCTCAGAGTCAGAGTTCGTGAAACAAGTAAATGATTTGAAATTAGCCGTTATTGGGCAAAGTGGTAATTTAACGCCTGCTGATAAAAAGCTCTACGCGCTTCGCGATGTTACAGCGACTGTGGATAGCATCCCGTTAATTGCCAGCTCCATTATGAGTAAAAAGATTGCAGCAGGTGCGGATGCAATTGTATTAGATGTGAAGACAGGTGACGGTGCCTTCATGAAAACAACAGAAGATGCCGAAGCGTTAGCTCAATCGATGGTGGCGATCGGCAAGGAAGTGGGCCGTAATACGATGGCTGTTATTTCGGATATGAGTCAGCCGCTTGGCTATGCGATCGGGAATGCCCTTGAAGTGAAAGAAGCAATCGATACACTGAACGGTAATGGACCAGAAGACTTGACTGAATTGTGTCTTGTCCTTGGGAGCGAGATGTTAATTGCCGGAGAAAAAGCGAAAGATACAAAAGATGCTCGAAAACAGCTGAACGCAGTCATTAAAGATGGTTCTGCTTTAGAGTTATTCGCTAAGTTCCTTGAAGCGCAAGGCGGGAATCCTGAAATTGTAAAAAATCCGGAACTCTTGCCGAAAGCCGCTTATCAAATTGAAGTGAAATCGACAACAACTGGATTCATAACAAAGATGGAAGCTGATGAAATCGGCGTTGCAGCGATGCTGCTGGGAGCAGGAAGGGCGACTAAAGAGGATGATATCGACTTGGCTGTCGGCATTGTCCTGAAGAAAAAGATTGGAGATGCTGTGAAGTCAGGAGAGACGATTGCAGTTGTCCACTCGAATACAGAAAATATATTACAAACTGAGAGATTGCTACTGAAACATATTCATATTTCACAACACGCTCCGAAAAGACCCAAGCTGATTTATAAAGTTATGAAATAA
- a CDS encoding anti-sigma factor antagonist (This anti-anti-sigma factor, or anti-sigma factor antagonist, belongs to a family that includes characterized members SpoIIAA, RsbV, RsfA, and RsfB.) — translation MTDIAITKNGIIVVTLRGELGNHEANRIRTQISSEIFSGKVHGVIWDLTYLGFMDSSGIGLILGRMRDLAPVNGKTLILNPSATMEKIFQFSGLGEVVRHCNAEKAIGEIGGVLHEQ, via the coding sequence ATGACAGATATAGCAATTACAAAAAATGGCATCATAGTTGTGACGTTACGCGGAGAATTAGGAAATCATGAAGCCAATCGCATTCGAACACAAATTTCATCGGAGATCTTTAGTGGAAAAGTGCACGGGGTTATTTGGGATTTGACGTATCTTGGATTTATGGATAGTTCAGGGATTGGATTGATCTTAGGGCGAATGAGAGATCTCGCACCTGTAAATGGGAAGACACTCATACTTAATCCCTCAGCCACGATGGAGAAGATTTTTCAATTCTCAGGTCTTGGCGAAGTGGTGAGGCATTGCAATGCAGAAAAAGCTATAGGTGAAATCGGAGGGGTTTTACATGAACAATGA
- the spoIIAB gene encoding anti-sigma F factor: MNNEMTLSFVAIEENEALARMTMTCFITPLDPTIEELSEFKTIVSEAVTNAIIHGYDCDGKREVTIHAKIEDSKVTMTVTDEGNGIFDVDQAMEPMFTTKPLLERSGMGFTIMESFADKLSVESAIGQGTVVRFEKTFSPVAEKSRMR; the protein is encoded by the coding sequence ATGAACAATGAGATGACATTGTCATTTGTCGCAATCGAGGAGAACGAAGCGTTGGCTAGAATGACGATGACGTGTTTCATAACACCTTTAGATCCGACGATTGAAGAGTTATCCGAATTTAAAACGATAGTTTCTGAAGCTGTGACTAATGCAATTATTCATGGTTATGACTGTGATGGAAAAAGAGAAGTGACCATTCATGCAAAAATTGAAGATAGTAAAGTGACAATGACAGTTACGGATGAAGGAAATGGCATTTTCGACGTAGATCAGGCGATGGAACCGATGTTTACAACAAAACCCTTGTTAGAAAGATCAGGGATGGGCTTTACAATCATGGAAAGTTTTGCAGATAAGTTGTCAGTAGAATCCGCTATTGGACAAGGGACTGTTGTGCGGTTTGAAAAAACATTTTCTCCGGTCGCGGAAAAAAGCAGAATGAGGTGA
- a CDS encoding SigF/SigG family RNA polymerase sporulation sigma factor: protein MEMSVEKNGALLSQEEMRMLIQQSQAGDKESRRRMVEGNTRLVWSIVQRFASRGADLEDLFQIGCIGLMKSIDKFDLSYEVKFSTYAVPMIVGEIQRFLRDDGMVKVSRSIRELSFKIRHATDSYVKEHGTSPSISELAETLEVTIDEIILASDALRDPASLHEQLYDSDGDSLTLMDQLKDDRSTRLFDHIPLRDVVSKLNKRDQTIIYMRYYLDCTQSDIAERIGISQVQVSRLEKKILAQLKTWMGATVEETLDKARADR from the coding sequence ATGGAAATGTCTGTTGAAAAAAATGGAGCACTTCTATCCCAAGAGGAAATGCGCATGCTGATTCAACAGTCCCAAGCAGGCGATAAGGAATCCCGCAGACGCATGGTGGAAGGGAATACACGCCTCGTCTGGTCAATTGTTCAGCGGTTCGCTTCGCGTGGTGCAGACTTGGAGGATCTGTTTCAAATCGGCTGTATCGGCCTCATGAAATCGATTGATAAGTTCGATCTATCCTATGAAGTAAAGTTTTCTACGTATGCGGTCCCGATGATTGTAGGAGAAATTCAACGTTTTCTGCGAGACGATGGAATGGTGAAAGTGAGTCGTTCCATTCGTGAACTCAGTTTCAAAATCAGGCATGCCACAGACAGTTATGTGAAAGAGCATGGTACCTCACCTTCAATATCCGAACTTGCGGAGACGCTGGAAGTTACTATTGATGAAATTATTTTGGCATCTGATGCTTTGAGAGATCCAGCATCCCTGCACGAGCAGTTATACGATAGTGATGGAGACAGCCTGACTTTAATGGATCAACTTAAAGATGATCGTTCAACGCGTTTGTTTGACCATATTCCGTTACGGGATGTAGTTTCAAAACTAAATAAGCGAGATCAGACAATTATTTACATGCGATACTATTTAGATTGTACACAAAGTGATATTGCAGAAAGAATTGGAATTTCCCAAGTACAAGTATCACGGTTGGAAAAGAAAATATTAGCCCAGCTGAAAACATGGATGGGTGCAACTGTAGAAGAAACGTTGGACAAAGCGAGGGCTGATCGGTAA
- a CDS encoding spore germination protein, with protein MNSLFTSKTEAEAWFVDKFGTGETFDAVTREIHLWEMPILLLYINGLVDGQTITTLLTEMQNADRGDEASHHSGEKLLSYFPYHAVEQPKSRDEFLTSILSGLAGFVTEDGFTFLIDIRSYPGRQPEEPDNEKVIRGSRDGFTENILQNTTLIRRRLRTPELRFEMHKVSAIGKTDVAIAYIKGAANEEMLGGIRKRMDEIETDGLTMTDKSLEEFLFKQRFNPMPFVRYTERPDICAANLLEGRIALIVDTSPSAILVPTTIFDHLQHAEEYRQTPFIGTFIRMIRMTGALFSLLLLPFWYLLATKSQYIPQFMQYIGPDDPGAVPLFVQLLLADLGIEVLRMAAIHTPTPMTTAMGLVAAIVIGQVAIDVGLFTPEVVLYVAVSAILTFAIPSYELSITTKIFRIALLIGAAVAGAPGFFIMLALLFFYLSSMKPLNVPYLWPALPFFPKAMLRVILRQPMTQDSPRPFIVDSPDRDRMP; from the coding sequence ATGAACTCATTATTTACATCTAAGACGGAAGCAGAAGCGTGGTTTGTAGATAAGTTTGGCACTGGGGAAACGTTTGATGCTGTTACAAGGGAAATTCATTTATGGGAAATGCCGATTCTTCTTCTGTACATCAACGGTCTTGTCGATGGGCAGACGATTACAACGTTATTAACTGAAATGCAAAATGCAGACAGAGGGGACGAAGCTTCTCACCATTCAGGTGAGAAGTTGCTCTCCTACTTCCCCTATCATGCAGTAGAACAACCAAAAAGCAGGGATGAGTTTTTAACATCTATTTTGAGCGGTCTTGCGGGATTCGTAACCGAGGATGGTTTCACATTCCTTATAGATATTAGAAGTTACCCGGGCAGACAACCGGAAGAGCCTGATAATGAAAAAGTAATAAGAGGGTCACGGGACGGGTTTACTGAAAATATTCTTCAAAATACAACGTTGATTCGAAGAAGGCTGCGGACACCGGAACTTCGATTTGAAATGCATAAAGTTTCTGCAATCGGCAAAACCGATGTGGCTATTGCCTATATTAAAGGGGCAGCCAATGAAGAGATGCTGGGCGGAATTCGTAAAAGAATGGATGAAATTGAAACAGATGGCCTCACGATGACTGATAAGTCTCTAGAAGAGTTTCTTTTCAAGCAGAGATTTAACCCAATGCCATTTGTTCGATACACCGAACGACCGGACATTTGTGCTGCGAACCTATTAGAGGGTCGCATTGCCTTAATTGTCGACACCTCACCATCTGCTATCCTCGTGCCGACTACCATCTTCGATCATTTGCAGCATGCTGAAGAATACCGACAGACGCCATTTATAGGAACGTTCATACGAATGATACGAATGACAGGTGCCCTCTTTAGTCTTCTCTTGCTTCCATTTTGGTACTTGCTGGCAACAAAATCGCAATACATTCCTCAATTTATGCAATATATCGGACCGGATGACCCGGGAGCAGTACCTCTATTTGTTCAATTGTTATTAGCCGATTTAGGAATCGAAGTGTTGCGAATGGCCGCCATTCATACTCCAACCCCGATGACGACCGCCATGGGGTTAGTTGCAGCAATAGTAATTGGGCAAGTAGCAATTGATGTAGGTCTCTTTACGCCAGAAGTCGTGCTTTATGTTGCAGTTAGTGCGATTTTAACATTTGCTATTCCATCTTATGAATTGAGTATTACCACCAAGATATTTAGGATTGCTTTACTAATTGGGGCTGCAGTCGCCGGTGCGCCAGGTTTTTTCATTATGCTTGCTCTGTTGTTCTTTTACTTAAGTTCGATGAAGCCTCTGAATGTTCCCTATTTATGGCCGGCACTGCCATTTTTCCCAAAAGCAATGTTGCGTGTCATCCTGCGCCAGCCAATGACTCAAGATTCACCAAGACCGTTTATTGTGGACTCTCCAGATCGTGATCGAATGCCGTAA
- the lysA gene encoding diaminopimelate decarboxylase: protein MDLYGTQKVNEKGHLVIGGTDAVDLAHVYGTPLVVYDTALFRKRAAGFQETFKKMGIQAQVAYASKAFSSIAIYELAAQEGLSLDVVSGGELFTAAKADFPRERIHFHGNNKSYMELNYAFDEKIGCIVVDNFLELSMVKEIAATRRQQMKVLLRVTPGVEAHTHEFITTGQEDSKFGFDLKNGQADKAFGLAYDAPYLQLLGLHCHIGSQIFETDAFTHAAEALMEKMQVWKESYSFVCTVLNLGGGFGIRYTEEDHPLEPAQYVAEMAEVVLELSKSWNYPLPEIWIEPGRSLVGDAGTTLYTAGSEKEVPGVRTYIAVDGGMSDNIRPALYNANYTAAVANRMTAPHDTTVTIAGKCCESGDKLIVDAKLANVTEGDILAVFCTGAYTYSMAGNYNRFPRPAVIFAEEGQHQLVIRRETYEDITRLDLSLQQKVRKES from the coding sequence ATGGACTTATATGGAACTCAAAAAGTGAACGAAAAAGGGCATTTAGTTATTGGCGGGACAGACGCTGTTGACCTTGCTCATGTTTATGGTACACCGCTCGTCGTCTATGATACTGCGTTATTTCGGAAGCGGGCCGCAGGTTTTCAAGAAACGTTTAAAAAAATGGGGATCCAAGCTCAAGTAGCATATGCGAGCAAAGCATTCTCTTCGATTGCTATTTATGAATTGGCAGCTCAAGAAGGATTGTCCTTAGACGTTGTCTCTGGAGGAGAACTGTTTACTGCGGCGAAAGCGGATTTCCCGAGGGAACGCATTCACTTCCATGGAAATAACAAAAGCTATATGGAATTGAACTATGCTTTTGATGAAAAAATAGGCTGTATTGTCGTCGATAACTTCTTAGAACTTTCAATGGTTAAAGAAATCGCAGCTACAAGAAGACAACAAATGAAAGTTTTGCTGAGAGTCACACCAGGCGTTGAAGCGCACACACATGAGTTCATTACAACTGGACAAGAGGATTCCAAGTTCGGATTCGACTTGAAAAATGGCCAAGCAGATAAAGCCTTTGGACTTGCTTATGATGCACCGTACCTTCAACTGCTGGGGCTGCATTGTCATATTGGTTCTCAAATTTTTGAAACGGATGCTTTTACTCATGCAGCAGAAGCATTGATGGAAAAAATGCAAGTATGGAAAGAAAGTTATTCGTTTGTATGCACTGTTCTGAATTTAGGAGGGGGCTTCGGCATCCGTTACACCGAAGAGGATCATCCTTTGGAACCTGCTCAATATGTGGCGGAAATGGCTGAAGTAGTTCTGGAACTTTCGAAGAGCTGGAACTATCCACTCCCTGAAATTTGGATAGAGCCCGGTCGTTCTCTTGTAGGGGACGCGGGGACAACCCTTTACACAGCTGGAAGTGAAAAAGAAGTGCCTGGCGTTCGCACATACATTGCAGTTGATGGCGGGATGTCGGATAACATCCGTCCAGCACTATATAATGCAAATTATACGGCGGCAGTAGCAAATCGCATGACAGCGCCTCATGATACTACCGTTACAATAGCGGGAAAATGCTGTGAATCAGGCGATAAGCTCATTGTCGATGCGAAGCTCGCTAATGTTACGGAAGGCGATATTCTTGCTGTGTTTTGTACGGGTGCATATACGTACTCGATGGCAGGGAACTATAACAGGTTTCCCAGACCTGCTGTTATTTTTGCAGAAGAGGGGCAGCATCAGCTTGTCATTAGACGAGAAACGTATGAAGATATTACTCGTTTAGATCTCTCCTTGCAACAGAAGGTGAGGAAAGAATCGTAA
- a CDS encoding GNAT family N-acetyltransferase has protein sequence MKLVRYKKTYHKIAMGFLSYSSGDQPVRQLQETMTRYETDDNWEMYLVKEQEDLIGIVGAEVADHSFVVQHLSINPSFRGEGIGKEMVAKLQEEFPDKTPYGNEYTDAFVSKCVLEEARAER, from the coding sequence ATGAAACTTGTTCGTTATAAAAAAACGTATCACAAAATAGCAATGGGATTTCTTTCATACAGTTCCGGTGATCAGCCTGTCAGACAACTTCAAGAAACAATGACGCGCTATGAAACAGACGATAACTGGGAAATGTATTTAGTAAAGGAACAAGAAGATCTCATTGGAATTGTCGGTGCTGAAGTTGCAGACCATTCTTTTGTCGTTCAACATCTTTCCATCAATCCCTCTTTCAGAGGAGAAGGAATTGGAAAAGAGATGGTTGCTAAGCTGCAAGAAGAATTTCCAGACAAAACGCCCTATGGGAATGAATATACGGATGCATTTGTCAGCAAATGTGTTCTGGAAGAAGCAAGAGCGGAACGCTAA